The segment TAGGCCTTGATTAGTAAAGACTTTTGCTTTATCctataattcaaaattttggtgatGTGTCatgttttttacatattttaacaATGTTTTTAAAGTGTTTTTGAGTATATATTGAGTCTTTAATCTTTTTGAGTATTACAGGTTTGAAGTAAACTATGGATAGAATATGGATCACTTTGAACAAAACATGCTGAATTGAGTGCACGTAGAGATTTTCCTGCGAAGCAGTTGGTCTAGAATATAGCACCCGGATTATGAACGGAGCAGGCGTTCCTCAAACCCAAATTTTTAAGGAAGCTTTCAAGTATTCCAGAATTTTACCTAGGAATCTTTATTTTTCACCAGGAGCCGCCAACATCTTGCAATATATATcgtttttattgttattttcaaaCTAAGATAATTTCTACACATATTTTTGAAGAGAGATTATAACTTTgtaaatttgagaaaaaaaatctctatatatttttgaaaagatttcTAAATTCTCTATGCTTATTATTATCGATTCATACATGATTTTTTTCATTCTCTATTGCTGTGATTTTTGCtatcatgtctgagtagtttctttttaagtttaGAGAATTCAAAGGATTCTGGAATCATTGAACTAAACATAGatagtgatatatatattcGATTGTCTTTCCCTATTGTTAATGTTGAGAATAAATTGATAATTTAGTCTTTGATTTTAGATTGCATATATTAATCAAAAGTGTAATAGGTTACTATAAAGAACATGGTGAGGCAATGTGGCAAATCGTGAACATATCAAACCCGCGCGCTCATTACTGCTTGTCTAGAATTCTAGGTTCAAACGACAATTTAGATCGTTGCATGATTGTGGATCGCTTGTAATTGATATTTGAGTTTGAGACTTGCTTGTTAATCGTTCTCTGAATAAGTGTTTGGTTCATGATCTATGAATTCTTGCAATATACCCTTAACCTAGCGCCTcgttattttttttcatatcgTTTTCATTGTTGTTTATTTACTGTTTtcacaaacaaatcaaactgGTTTTGTATTAGCTTTATTTCACTCTGAAAGAACCGTATATTGTAACTGTTGGTCTTTGTCAATTATTCAACCTTCAAATTCTACATTGACATATCGTTTGATTGTTGTAATGTacacattaggttaattggtgtgcgtatatatatatatatatgtaatgtcAATTTGGTGCTGCTGCCAATGACCATTTccttttctatataaaaatgatTACAGGGAGTGACGTGAGCCTATGAAATCAATGTGCTACGTCAATAAACTTattcatattaattatatgCTGGGTTTTAAACATGTAATATGCATCAAGCTAAATGTTATCATCTCCCACCACAGTAGAGTTGTTGCTTCTCGAAGACTTAATGTTCCAACGAGACCAGAAGAGATAGCTAAGAAAGTTCAGTAGACTGAGAACCGCTAAAAGCCAATAAAACAGATCGAGCCTGTCCTTGTTGAGATCGTTGTCCCCTAGCCACCCTTTGGAGTTGACTGAAGTTATCTTGTTCACGATCGAAACGAGCACAGAGCTGAAGTAAAACCCAAAGGAATACGAACAATAAGTCAAAGCCATCAGGAAGGACTCCATGCCCTTTGCAGATTGTTTGTAAAAGAACTCAATCAATCCAACGGCAGTAAACATCTCGGAGATCCCAAAGATCAAGAACTGCGGCGTGATCCAGAAGATACTTAAGATTCTACCGTCAAGAACCGACGAGTCTCTACGTTTCTTCTCGAGCAAGGCAGCTGAAACCATGGAGAAAGTAGAGAGGAACAGTCCAAATCCTATCCGAGTCAATGGAGTAATGCCTGAGTCTTGTCCCGTGAACTTGCGCGCAAAAGGAACGAATAGAGAGTCGTAGAGAGGGACGAGGAAGATGAGCATAATGTAAGGGATTGCTTGGAGTGAAGCCGGAGGAATGTGGAAGGAATTTGAGAGACGAGTGTTCATGGAACTTCCTTGTTGAACAGAGAACGTTTGGAGCTGAGCTAAGATAGTGTTGAAGACGATGGTGCTTGCGAAAATTGGAACAAGTGAAATTAAGGTTTTGACTTGCTCTACTTGTGATACCGTGCAAAGCGTCCATGGACTCTCCTTTGTGTTTGTTTCTTGGACTTTGATGCATGCCTTGTCCAAGAACCTGCCAATAGTACataaagttttatatattttcactgATTTCATGCAAATTTGTGTTAGCTTGagactttttttgttttgttcttaacACATTTTCGcattgttataaaataatattaattttctgtAATATGTATGGATGAGATTTTTGTTTAACTTATGTGGTAAAAGGTTTAGTAATgatttttgataaaaacatttaaattacCCTTTATTTGGAAAAAGCACATGTAATTAAACGCAAATGTAAACACGTACAGACCAAAATCTTTCTATTGAAATTGTGGTTTGATTTGGTCTGATAAGAATGGATATATATAACACCAAAACGACCAGAAAGTTAAATATCTGTGAAAGAAAAAGTGAAATAATGAGTTCAATGCAAGACCTGAGACGAGGAGTGTGTGGTAAAGTGGATGAAGGTAAAACGTCATTTGAGGCATGATTTCCGCCATGAAGCATTATTGGGTCTGAGGGAGCCACAAGCTTTCTTTTTGATATGGCAGCGACGACAACCTGAGATGCAGAACCACTTcgtattattaataataatttaccaaaaattattattattgatgtATATCATGGAAAATAGATCAtgtaaatatatgtatttaataCGTTTGCTGACTGCAGAAGCtgatatcaatttttttctttttcaaagaaCCATAActatacaattatatatttattttgttatcaacaacaacaaaaacgcacaattataatgttttatttcaacAGCAGCTTTTCTCTTTTCATGAGTCAGCATGGGCCAAACTATTGTAGCATTGGCTTGTCTACACACGTGTGAGTAACTAGGTACGTAATCAAAATTCCTCACTTTGATACCTCGATGTATGTTTCAATTGTCTTTTGAAGAAACCCAGTGGACCGAATTTCAAgaaacacaatatataatttgGATTTTTGTAAATAACCTATGTAAAATGTTTTAACACGATCATATGAGTACTTCAATTGTTAAATTTTATCATATCgactaaattatttttaagaaccAGTTTTGTTTTGCCAGCAATTATACCCtgatttttgtaaatattacacacaaaaaaccaaaatataactttatatatatatatatatatataactcatCTACTTACACACAACAcgtataattaaaataaataacaatgattttaaatgatGATGGGCGGTTAGAAAACTAAACCGTTATTACTCCatctgtttcatattaaatgtcactatagttttttttacttGTTACAAAAAGAGtatcattttagaattttaatacaACTTTCtgtttaaaattaattacaaatacattgattttataaatagtttcatttattttaaatactattggttgaatatgtgtaattaataagaattttaatacattttaatcattttcttaatctgtgtgaaaaatgtcaaagtgacattttttaTGAAACGGAGGAAGTATAAAATATTAGCTGTATATTTTGAACAATACaaattttggaaaaaataaaaacattgagACAGTGAGAGGACTATGTGATAGCTACATTTCTTTTGAGAATTAGTCAGATGATAAAAGCTTGGATCACTAGTGTAAATAAAACAGTAAAAGTTAAATTCTCGTATAGTGCGTATCGCTGACGGTTCAACAAGGAAGTTCCATGAACACTCGTCTCACAAATTCCATGAACTACATGTAAACTGTTATCACATAATTGCAAATTTTTGTCAAAGTCtcgttttttttgtcaacaaaattCTCGTATAATTGCAAGTTTTGAAGAAATCATATGTAGTGTTTTTTTTGTAGGACTACATGTAAACTGTTACTATTCCTTCGTAATACTAGTAGTTAGTCATAATAACTTATATAAGTGCTGGATATTTATTATTATCCGTGGATATAAGTCAACTATATTGTTTTTTATACTAGTTTTACTTTATATGTGTGGATGCTCTTAAGCTTTGATCCATAATATATGCTCAATGCTCATGGGTCCAACTCCAATGGACTTAAGTATAATATACGCATGCAGacaaatttgaaaaacaaatacgtcttatcaaatttttgtttatttaaacatatattttcttataactcAACTGAGGTAAAACTTCCAAAAAGACTAGCTAGGGAATAAAAAGCCATTATGATTAATGAATTTGTCTTTCCTGTGTAAGACATACTCTATCAAAGAAATCTAGGTTCACCTAGTGacagatttttgtttttagttacaATTAGAGTTGGGGGTGCACAAAAATTGTTACAACTAGGCTTGGAACTAGCTATTATTAATCTCGATCTTTCGTTATTAAAgtcaacataataattttatgtataagaCAAAATCTGATAacttatataagtttttttctttgtccAAAACTTTGTAagcttttttttctgaaaagaaattatataagtTCTTTTTtgcagaatatatatatatatttattttttttgtgattcCATTTTTATCCTAAAATGAGTCAATATTTTTGAGTTTTCGAATGGTATACGAattgttaataaaaaaagtaaaaactaacTTGGGCAATGGGAGTGAAGAGGCTTCGACGTGGACGTTTGTTACGAAAAAACATAGTGCCGGAGACTAAGCTAATGAGGCCTATCGTCATAGCTGCAGCAGAGACTCCAAATCCAACATCCATGCCCGAATGAGTTTGGACCCAAACGAGGAGAGTTAACGCGATAAGCTCGCCCATGGAGAAGGCGAAATAAGCGGCATTGAAGTAAGATGAGAGCCTTTTAGATTGTTTAGGATGTGACTGAGAGAACTGGTCCGCACCGTGAGCTATCATGTTTGGTTTCACACAGCCACTTCCTAAAGCCACCAAGTAGAGTGCCATGAAGAAGAACGTTGCCTTGAAACCTTTTGCTTCTTCACATGAGCTTGGGTCTATAAGTGGGTTACACTTTGGTGGCTTTAGTTGAGGTAAATGTGCTTGTACTGATAATAGTATGAAACCCTGGGAAGACAGGTGGCAGTAAAGAGTCAAACaccaattaattaataattaatgtctTCAGAATTATAAACTTTGATCTTAAACATTGATATATCATCAATTAAAGTTACCTTCAATTTtctctaagaaaaaaaattaaaaagtctCAACTAGAAATTTGATCTTAAAACGTTTTTAACATGCTTTTTTATCTTAAACACTAACTAATGATGTTAAATAGTTCTTTCTTTGTAGCGATGAGATATTCGTGaataaataataaactttttttgggtgcaaaaataaataataaataataaataataaacttatatataaaagagtaCACACCAAAAGCATGCATGGACGTATACACGTAAATAGTTAcgtcattatatatatatatatatatatatatatatatatatatatatatatatatatatatatccaaatatatataatagggGTCCCATATTTGTTTCGGAATGGAAGCCATGGAACTCATagatctatatatatacttttatgtaaATAATAGAAGGAGAGCATAGAAATACAGAAAGCTCAACGAAGCCAAAGATGAGGATGGTCCAGAAGCTGCCGAGAAAGGCGTCAGAGAGGTAGCCCCCGAGGAGGCCGAAGATAAAGATTGTGCCGACAAAGTTGGTAACAATGTTGGCCGCTTTAGACAAGGGGAAATGCATTTCGTTGATAACATATGTTATAAGGTTGTTCCCTACTGCTGCTATCCCCATTATCTCAAAGGCTTGTAGTCCTTTAAAACAGAATTAAAAATCACAAATCTATAAGCCATAGAATAATTGTGAAATCTTATATTGACCAAGGTCTATGGAATAAATAATTATGGTTAGTGGGACCATAAATTGGATAAGGATGGGTTCTTATGGACCAAGACACTAGTATAATATGATCCATCACTGGTTAGAAACAAATCTTTAACACTAAATtagttttagagagagagagagagagagagagagagtaccaaGAACAAAGAGAGCAGCTCTCGTTCCACCATGCTTGTTAGGGTTGGATGGTCTTCCTCTCCAATCAAAACTTTCTTCTTCAGTCAGTTCCCAGTTATTCATTTCATTACTAATCTCCTCTTGTTCCCATTTTTTACTTTGATTGTTTGCCTCTTCCATCTCTCACAAACCACACAGACAATCAAAAGTTTCTCTCTCAATATTTATGCTTTAGCTATGAGAGagaggagaaagaaaaaaagattggtTATCAATTGGTTTCTGTTTTAGTTTCTTAAAGACAAATAGAGTTGGCCGATTGGCCCTTCAATTTATAATAGAGTAAAGATGAAGAGAGGGAGCCAAAGTCATTGACTTTTTGGCCTTGTGTATTTAACCACAATTATAGTTTTGAAATTCAACAGTATATTTTGACTTTTAAATACCCCGCATATCTTTTTTACCCACCTAATAATTCAACACAAATTCAACTTTCtactttttaattgttttgtttaattatattCAACACCATATCTTACCATCttcatttcatatttttttactatatatattattgtgaactaaaattaaattaaaataactaaaagttttgaaaattatttttcagaAATATAATTAAAGAAGTTGTGTTAAAAGAGTTATTGTTAagatttatttcaaaaaaattatttgaaaattattttctatgtccaaaaaatgaaaacaatctctatttatagagaatgTGAAACAAATAAGTTTTGATAAATAAACGTAAATGAATTGATTAAAGAATAATTAGTGTTGAATAATCAAGatgtaataaaaataacaaaaaacttTACAACTAACAATAACAAAACACATGGTGTTGGTGAttccatatttttttatttaacattttaactTGTTGAATTCAACTATGTCTACTTCAcaccattgtttttttttttgttcaactaaGGATTTCATTAATCATAAGAAACTAATTGTTTAGCCCAATGGGCCCAATACAAGACTTGAAAGAAAAAGAACGGAGACAGCGTTTAGCCAGCTCATCCGCTTCTCTGTTTTTTGATCGAGGCAAGAACGAGAAGGAGATTGAGCCAAATACAGAAGAGATTTGATGGATGTCGCAGAGGATCCCATAAATTTCTTTATCATGCATCTTGGTGTTGATTGCTCGAATGAGCGTTAGTGAGTCGGAGTAGATTCTGAGATTGGGAATCTCGTGTTCTACTGCCATGACGAGAGATGATCTAATTGCTAGGGCTTCAGCCATCAAGGGGGATGAGACAGAGTGTTGGATTTCTGATCCTTGGGTCGCGATTGTTCCGTTGCTTTCCTTGAAGATCCATGCTAAGCCGGCCCTCTTTGATGTCGCATCCCAAGATGCGTCCGTTGTGCAGATGATCGCGCTGTCGCCGCTATGGTTTCGAGACGTTGTCCTCCCGTCGATGCTCACCTCTGGAGCAGATACTGACTTCTTTGGTGAGTTCTTTGGCTCTTGTGCTTGATTCCACTCTCGCGCAAGCCTAATCCCTCCTGATGCGATCTCCTCAGGTGGCATGTTTCTGTCTTCGAAGAGGAGTTTGTTGCGAGCTGTCCATATGGACCAGAGGATCCAGGGAAGGATTGGGTTTTGAACTCCTGTCGGTGGGAGGCATAGGGCTCTTCTGAACTTGACCATCATCGATGTTATTGTGTCCTCCGCAGATATGGGGATCGCTTGTCTTAAGGGTACAGCTTCCCAAACTTTCCTTGCAAAAGTACAGTTGAAAAATATATGCATTACCGTTTCTGTTTTCTTACATCTTGGGCACGTGAGATCTGATGTGATGCCTCTATTCTGCAGATTCTCGCCAGTTGGGAGTGCTTTTTGGATGGTGGACCAGAGGAATACTTTGAGTTTAGGGGAGAAGAGTCCAGACCAAATGTCTTTCACCCAGCGGAACTCTTGGTTCTCCTCTTGTGGTGTGTGCTGATGTTTGAGTGCTGAGGCTGTAGAGTATCCTGATTTGGCGGAGTACACTCCTGATTGCAGAGGTTGCCAAACAAAGATATCTTCTGCTCCTTTGGTGCTTGGTCTTATGGTTTGAATCTGTGACGCCAACGACGGTAAGATTTCTTCTAGCCTTTTTCGATTCCATTTGAGGTCTGATGTGAGGAGGTCTGAGACCCGCAAATTTCAACAGTTAAATAGTTTACGAATATGCTCATTGTAAAGAGTTAAACATGTCCATTGTATGCAGTCTTGCACTAAGTTTTGATTCTAGGCAGAAACGAAAACGCCGTGTGTCTCTCAGTTTGTCCCACACGCATTTTCTACAAAAGGTGTGAATCTCTCTCCCACCACAAATTTTCCATTTTCAATTTGATACTTAATTATGATAGATCAGTTGAATTTGGAATGGTATAAAGTATTGAAtaaatgtgtgtgtgtttgcgAAAATGATGGGCATTATATAAGGGATGGTTAAATACAAAAGATATTAGGTTTTATACTTTTTGATGTTTACTTGTTGGTCATGTTACTTTCATTCCCCTTTTCAGCGTATATATATGAAGAGTCAAAAGTTTATGTCATTTATATGAACTTCCATGATACACCTCACTATCGTGCATGTTTAAAGCATTTGGTTGTAATTTACTGGAATTTTTAAAGGGTCGGGTTGTATTTGTTGATAACGGTTTGTGTCAATAATACTGTATTGCTTTTGTGTTGTGCTATCATACTCTGTTTCTCTTTTTACTGTCTCGTCACACTTTATTTAGGTCCAAATACATGACGCACATTATTAAACACTTTCTTGTGCGACAAACATCTTGAACTTCCGGAACAAAATcactaatattaaaaattagctAAAAATTAATAGTAATAATGAACTAATTCCGATTCATGGTATTAATTGACGAAATAAATCTTTTTTATATTGAGATATAGTGGTTGATTATTCCCTCTGGGTTTCAATCATAATTAACCATTGTAGATCATCTTAAatggttgataaaaaaaaagacgatacaagtaaatgacaaaaatatacaaatttcaCACGCTCAATTGGATCACTCTTTTGCAAAATGCATTCAACAGTATTACGCAAAAATGTAAATCTTAGAAATAGCATGTTTTGGGGTCTCACAAACATATTATCTTAAGGTGACTAATTTAAACACAATGGATAGATACGGATGCAAAAATTTAAGCAAGCAACAATTgcaatttgtaaaatattttaagcgATTCATGCGACTGCCGTCAGGAGAGAATGTTAAGAAAAAGTTGTGGATGCACATGCACCCAGTGCTTTGTTACATATTTTGAGTTTTAAACAAGGTGTCTCTTTTTACttctaaatatatttatgaattatCTATCTGGAATAACAAATGGTCGAGAAAAACAACTTTTGATTAAAAGATTAAAGCAGTATGAAAGGATAGAACTATACAAAGCAGTGGAAAACGGAAAattaacactacaagaaaacagcgacatactgagggaaaatatcgtcggtatgtcgtcggaataacgctattccgacgacataccgacgaaaaaagtcctcggaaataactcctcggaatttcatttttcctcggaaattcctcggaaatttccgacggaattccgaggaaacgaatttccgaggaaattccgaggaccacaagttcgtcggaatttcctcggaatattccgaggaagatgttgtcggaatatcccgagggatacacttcctcggaatatttccaaaattaaaaaaaaaatataaatttatttttttaaactgaaattcgaaaatataaaactaaaattgaaatagaaaatatatttaaaatacaaaaaaataaaatagttttataaataaaaaaaatgttttataaatacaaaattagttataataaatataaatatttttataaatatgaaatcatctttttataaatacaaaatagtttttataaatacaaaaaaaaactaaaatagtttttataaataaaaaaatgttttataaatacaaaattagttataataaatataaatatttttataaatatgaaatcatctttttataaatacaaaatagtttttataaatacaaaaaataataaaatagtgtttataaatcaaaaaaatgttttataaatacaaaattagttttaataaatataaatatttttataaatatgaaatcatctttttataaatacaaaatagtttttataaatacaaaaaataataaaatagtgtttataataaaaaaatgttttataaatacaaaattagttttaataaatataaaatagtataaaaattaaaaaatagtttaaataaatcacaaaaacagttaataattacaaaaaatagttttaaaaatatttaaaatgttaaataattacaaaaaatagttttcataatattaaaaatgtttaataaatatagaaatttatattttatatataaaatacataaaacgttttataaccacaaaaaaatgattttaaatattatatatatgatttttaatcttaaaaaaagttttatagattttaaaaatgtttaataaatatataaatgaatttaaaatgcaaaaaatagattttatatacaaaaaacgttttcaatatatatatataattacaaattcgatttttataaccacaaaattaataaaaactaaaaaaaaaaattcaaatcaagtgatacaaatcaaatctaccattcaccctaacaaaatctataaatctaccattcaccctaacaaaatctataaatctcattccaaaatcatcaaatctacttaaaaaccatacaaatctaacctaaaagagtgggatagggttcatacatgaggattagggtggaaatcgcgagggagaagagagaaagcgccgcaaatcgcaagggagaagagaggagtcgacgaaatcgcaggagaaagagagattgcggcggagagaaatggggaagaaggtcgggctcgacctaataaaatgaggggtccgacggaaattatccgtcggaatttcctcggaaatatttactatatccgtcggaatttcctcggaaatcattaattcaattttcgcgaaatatttggcggcttggtttacccggttaaatgaaaatattccgaggaacaaggtttcctcggaatttcctcggaatttaccgaggaaattccgaggaaccagggtttggggtttcaaaacatcgattattttcgccgtatttcatttcttatacaattataatgcataccattgaggattctttgtatagatgatcataaaccatgaaataacaaaatttcaaaaataattgtaagtattctctttaccgtttgttaaagtgtataagtgtttctcttatgttgtatggttttcgttcatgcaatcgtaaaagtgtttgttattgggtaaaacaccaaagtttgacttcgtaatctggttaagacacttaatgaaggttatatacgtgttattcaatccgtaaaacgttgttttcggtttaaaaccccaagttcctcggaatttcctcggaattttccgagggaattccgaggaaaactctatcgtcgtcggaatttcctcggaaaattccgaggaaattccgaggaaaaggaatgtataatcaaatctctaaatcgacaagatctattccgaggaaattccgaggaaaacctttctgccctcggaatttcctcggaatttttaaaatccccccaacggctctctaacgtctataatatttcctcggaattcatcggttttttcctaggaatactattttcctcggtattccgtcggaatattccgacgaactgaattttcctcggtattccgtcggaatattccgacgaactgaattttcctcggaattccgtcggtatattccgaggaaattccgaggaagccaaattttgtgtttcctcgcaattgcctcggaaattcctcggtatattccgaggaattcattttccgtcggaacgtccgtcagaataccgctgttttcttgtagtgtaacCCCTACCGCTACTCGGGTAACCCCTTATTTTGGGATGGATTCTAACAAAATTACATGTTGTTTAGAAACAATATTATAcaatttagttatattttattagatacCATATCTTATTATAAATAACATGACTATACGATTggtcaaaatattaaaacctTTGAAAACCCTTTAATAACAATATTTACTCATGATCATCGGtcttaataaaaatacaatttgaTTATTTAGCAAACTtatctttttttgtaacatatcAAACTTATCTtacaagtttatttttttttttttttttttttttgacgtcgaaaggctattctattactcaaacttgaggtggtctaggtaaccagaccggaatagaacaaccaataaaaagtaACTCCCTATGGAAAGATcttgcagtcttagctaaaaagtcTGAAATCTGGTTTCGCGTTCGTGGAACATGCATGATGCTGAAGTCCGGGAAGCATATCTGTAACGTCTCTATCCTCTCCAACTCCGTCGCAAAACTTGGCCACGCCTGAGGGTCctttatcattgcaatcagcTCCTTACAATCCGTTCCAAAGCTCTGACATGTTGAGTGttgaagcatattctccatcgcccatcgcagTGCTTCTACTTCCGAATGCAAGGCTGATTCGCGCCGAGTGAAGTTCCTTGTTCCCATAAGTTGAATGTTCCCATTACTATCCATCCATACCCATCCGCATCCACTGAATTGAGCAGAAgatgtccaagatccatctaataagcagatattacccaagcttatgacttgGGTTGCCACCGGGTTGTTATCTTGTACCACTGGTTGCACCAGTTCGTTAGCATCAAACCAGGCTTTGCATTCACTTTCTGCATGTCGAACTAATTCCAAAGGATCTCTGTCTATACCCCTAAAAAGTTTTTCATTCctagccttccaaatataccatattatccagggataaggatctCTGTCGAGTTCTGGCTCAATAATGCTATTCTTCCTCCAAAACAGAAAGTCCATATTCGTGTAGACACTTGATACGGGAAATATATCTGGGCTTGTCGGAGTGGACGATAATGACCAAACTTGGAGAGCTGGTGGACATTCAAAAATGGCATGAGTTACTGTTTCCTCTAGTTCTCCACATCTCGGACAGTAATTGTCACACCTCATATTACGTCTTGTTAAGTTCCTCGTTACTGCCACATGACCCGTTAACagttgccatataagatgacatatcttcTTCGGTGCCTTTA is part of the Brassica rapa cultivar Chiifu-401-42 chromosome A09, CAAS_Brap_v3.01, whole genome shotgun sequence genome and harbors:
- the LOC103838583 gene encoding protein NRT1/ PTR FAMILY 4.3, which gives rise to MEEANNQSKKWEQEEISNEMNNWELTEEESFDWRGRPSNPNKHGGTRAALFVLGLQAFEIMGIAAVGNNLITYVINEMHFPLSKAANIVTNFVGTIFIFGLLGGYLSDAFLGSFWTILIFGFVELSGFILLSVQAHLPQLKPPKCNPLIDPSSCEEAKGFKATFFFMALYLVALGSGCVKPNMIAHGADQFSQSHPKQSKRLSSYFNAAYFAFSMGELIALTLLVWVQTHSGMDVGFGVSAAAMTIGLISLVSGTMFFRNKRPRRSLFTPIAQVVVAAISKRKLVAPSDPIMLHGGNHASNDVLPSSTLPHTPRLRFLDKACIKVQETNTKESPWTLCTVSQVEQVKTLISLVPIFASTIVFNTILAQLQTFSVQQGSSMNTRLSNSFHIPPASLQAIPYIMLIFLVPLYDSLFVPFARKFTGQDSGITPLTRIGFGLFLSTFSMVSAALLEKKRRDSSVLDGRILSIFWITPQFLIFGISEMFTAVGLIEFFYKQSAKGMESFLMALTYCSYSFGFYFSSVLVSIVNKITSVNSKGWLGDNDLNKDRLDLFYWLLAVLSLLNFLSYLFWSRWNIKSSRSNNSTVVGDDNI
- the LOC108869886 gene encoding uncharacterized protein LOC108869886; protein product: MHDSEVYHGNLLTSDLKWNRKRLEEILPSLASQIQTIRPSTKGAEDIFVWQPLQSGVYSAKSGYSTASALKHQHTPQEENQEFRWVKDIWSGLFSPKLKVFLWSTIQKALPTGENLQNRGITSDLTCPRCKKTETVMHIFFNCTFARKVWEAVPLRQAIPISAEDTITSMMVKFRRALCLPPTGVQNPILPWILWSIWTARNKLLFEDRNMPPEEIASGGIRLAREWNQAQEPKNSPKKSVSAPEVSIDGRTTSRNHSGDSAIICTTDASWDATSKRAGLAWIFKESNGTIATQGSEIQHSVSSPLMAEALAIRSSLVMAVEHEIPNLRIYSDSLTLIRAINTKMHDKEIYGILCDIHQISSVFGSISFSFLPRSKNREADELAKRCLRSFSFKSCIGPIGLNN